A window of the Pseudomonas sp. B21_DOA genome harbors these coding sequences:
- a CDS encoding tryptophan synthase subunit beta yields the protein MFYVQRDAQGQLIRVEAAAYAEATETLPADNHEIQAWYANEAVENSLKQLKQSDFEMIRVLDDLIQVLTQKGVIRVTDLPAAAQAKLMDRTQAREALGGLSQLIDEDEGGLI from the coding sequence ATGTTTTACGTGCAACGCGATGCGCAAGGCCAGTTGATTCGCGTGGAAGCTGCGGCGTACGCCGAGGCCACGGAAACGCTGCCCGCCGATAACCATGAAATTCAGGCGTGGTACGCCAACGAAGCCGTGGAAAACAGCCTCAAACAGCTCAAGCAGAGCGACTTTGAAATGATTCGGGTACTCGACGACCTGATTCAGGTGCTGACCCAGAAAGGCGTGATCCGCGTCACCGACCTGCCGGCGGCGGCCCAGGCCAAACTGATGGACCGCACCCAGGCGCGTGAAGCGCTGGGCGGGTTGAGCCAGTTGATCGATGAGGATGAAGGCGGGTTGATCTGA
- a CDS encoding GntR family transcriptional regulator — MTQKPKPLHSIKVEGPIPAHLARSVIEETLRSAILDGRLPCGTALRQQDLADLFGVSRMPVREALRQLEAQELLSVTTHKGAVVAPLIQGDATETYELRILLESEALRQSIPLLTDAEHQLAAGYIDELEAQHDYNEIGRLNRLFHMALYSKAPNQRLLRLVEDGLNEEERFLRFNLEAMGLGTLSQDDHRAMLQAVIEKNVPRSLELLEQHLNRGVEVITRYLATPAAQKRHTSR, encoded by the coding sequence GTGACTCAGAAGCCCAAACCGCTGCACAGCATCAAAGTCGAAGGACCGATTCCTGCGCATCTGGCCCGGTCCGTCATTGAAGAAACGCTACGCTCAGCCATCCTCGACGGGCGCTTGCCCTGCGGCACTGCACTCCGCCAGCAGGATCTGGCCGATCTGTTCGGGGTCAGTCGCATGCCGGTGCGCGAGGCCTTGCGCCAGCTCGAAGCGCAGGAGCTGCTCAGCGTCACCACGCACAAAGGCGCCGTGGTTGCGCCGCTGATCCAGGGCGATGCCACCGAAACCTACGAATTGCGCATTCTGCTCGAATCCGAGGCATTGCGGCAGTCGATTCCGTTGCTGACCGACGCCGAGCATCAACTCGCTGCCGGTTATATCGATGAGCTTGAAGCGCAACACGACTACAACGAGATCGGCCGTCTCAACCGTCTGTTCCACATGGCTTTGTACAGCAAGGCGCCGAACCAGCGACTGCTGCGCCTGGTGGAGGATGGCCTGAATGAAGAAGAGCGCTTTCTGCGCTTCAATCTGGAGGCGATGGGCTTGGGTACTCTGTCCCAGGATGACCACCGTGCCATGCTCCAGGCCGTGATCGAGAAGAACGTCCCTCGTTCGCTCGAATTGCTTGAGCAGCACCTCAACCGTGGCGTAGAGGTGATCACCCGCTATCTCGCTACTCCCGCGGCACAGAAGCGCCACACCTCACGCTGA
- a CDS encoding amino acid adenylation domain-containing protein → MKRLDILLTGAGQAMTDLARELEQHGHALTRSGVAQTAVDLIIDDGFIAAGDFCAIPHLHLRLGVAAQDHGGLPTLDLLCFLGSSLISRVPIGDEPSGNGQSLRQRALAHVVDEVALLVSRFSRDADYLRHAPALKAPDFERLEDLLFLDKLAYVHRLNDTANPALLQQAQIPLIERLRQSLIEHAERPALHLGGQSISYRQLHAHSRAIQQRLLPLLEQHPQPWVVAVCQGKSPALFASILAILGSGAVYLPLEPSHPLQRQQYILENAGAVLLLHDGQQALSESIAGLEVSGIEATDADFNRPLMLHRPKLDAPCMALYTSGTTGHPKGVLLSQANLAHFTAWYADYVQLHAGSRVLQFSSLSFDSSLIDIFPSLLAGAELIVPDDTQRRDPLQLVALIRRRQLTHAFLPPALLSILPLEQLEGVQVMTGGDVCEPYVIEQLTRQGTLHNLYGPTEATVLITARQLKPGDSNRTLGGPIANSRVLILDDDLQPVPDQTVGELFIVGPGVCLGYLNNPQQTAERYLSLSLPGGETLRTYRSGDMAKWGEHGIELCGRRDNQVKIRGFRVEPEEIERCLRESRLYRQIAVVIDSQRRILAFLAQPQTETARDQLKAHARQFLPDYMQPGAWTELAQMPFASNGKVDRKALLALPVTVQDSAAKCLPANADEALLLEVWAELLELPTSDISTDESFFNLGGHSILLSRMLLRLREEFGRSISINRFIELPTISKLATLVRGTDDRAVLSAQAMADAERALDIEPLPISRMGDVHKVIVTGANSFVGVHIVEALLGWGASEVACLVRDGAGQTAAQRFAQALRENRLEHLDLSRVRVYAADISRPQLGLGDEDYQRLDREFGALVHNAANVNHVLDYESLAADNVEPIFALLKLCEGQRKKVFNFVSTLSASSTVDDAGRVLELPAAATPPIYIRNGYNLSKWVGERILERARERGVRVNLYRPGNISFNSLSGVCQPHKNRLMLMLKGSIQLGQVPAFALNFDLMPVDFLARFIAFHASRYSAQRAVFNLHNPEPLSWDAYVASFRETGSEFALVSVADWQQQLSRVDADNALFGVLGFYLNGFEEDIGDISLIGHANAEAGVQQMGAHYPQKSPALLRRGCDYLKEINFI, encoded by the coding sequence ATGAAACGTCTCGACATTTTGCTCACCGGCGCCGGCCAGGCGATGACCGACCTGGCCCGGGAACTCGAACAGCACGGCCATGCACTGACCCGCAGCGGCGTGGCTCAAACGGCGGTGGATCTGATCATCGACGATGGCTTTATCGCTGCCGGCGACTTCTGCGCCATCCCGCATCTGCACCTGCGCCTGGGTGTCGCCGCGCAAGACCATGGCGGCCTGCCGACCCTCGACCTGCTGTGCTTCCTCGGCTCGTCGCTGATCAGCCGCGTACCGATCGGCGATGAGCCGTCCGGCAACGGTCAGTCGCTACGCCAACGAGCGCTCGCCCATGTGGTCGACGAAGTGGCGTTGCTGGTCAGCCGCTTTTCCCGCGATGCCGATTATTTGAGGCATGCCCCGGCCCTCAAAGCGCCGGATTTCGAACGGCTGGAAGATCTGCTGTTTCTCGACAAACTGGCGTATGTCCACCGTCTCAACGACACGGCAAATCCGGCGCTGCTGCAACAAGCGCAGATCCCGCTGATCGAGCGCCTGCGACAAAGCCTGATCGAACATGCCGAACGACCGGCGCTGCACCTCGGCGGACAGTCCATCAGCTACCGCCAATTGCACGCCCACAGCCGGGCGATCCAGCAGCGGTTGCTGCCCTTGCTCGAGCAACATCCGCAGCCGTGGGTGGTCGCTGTCTGCCAAGGCAAAAGCCCGGCACTGTTTGCCTCGATTCTGGCGATTCTGGGCAGCGGCGCGGTGTACTTGCCGCTGGAGCCGAGCCATCCTTTGCAGCGCCAGCAATACATCCTGGAAAACGCCGGCGCGGTGCTGTTGCTTCACGATGGACAACAGGCGCTCAGCGAGTCGATAGCGGGGCTGGAGGTCAGTGGCATTGAGGCGACCGACGCGGATTTCAATCGACCGCTGATGCTGCACCGCCCCAAGCTCGATGCGCCGTGCATGGCGCTCTATACCTCGGGCACCACCGGGCATCCGAAAGGCGTGCTGCTCAGCCAGGCCAATCTCGCCCACTTCACCGCGTGGTACGCCGACTACGTGCAGTTGCACGCCGGAAGCCGGGTGTTGCAGTTCTCTTCGCTAAGCTTCGATTCGTCACTGATCGACATCTTCCCCAGCCTGCTCGCAGGGGCGGAACTGATCGTGCCCGACGACACCCAGCGCCGCGATCCTTTGCAGCTGGTTGCGCTGATTCGCCGGCGGCAACTGACCCACGCCTTCCTGCCGCCGGCGCTGTTGAGCATCCTGCCGCTGGAGCAACTGGAGGGCGTGCAGGTGATGACCGGCGGTGATGTCTGCGAGCCGTACGTCATCGAGCAACTGACCCGCCAAGGCACCCTGCACAACCTGTATGGCCCGACCGAAGCCACCGTGCTGATCACCGCGCGCCAGCTCAAACCGGGCGACAGCAACCGCACGCTGGGAGGGCCGATCGCCAACAGTCGGGTGCTGATTCTCGACGACGATCTGCAACCGGTGCCCGATCAAACCGTCGGTGAGCTGTTCATCGTCGGTCCCGGTGTCTGCCTCGGTTACCTGAACAATCCGCAGCAGACCGCCGAGCGTTATCTGAGCCTGTCACTGCCCGGCGGCGAAACCCTGCGCACCTACCGCAGCGGCGACATGGCCAAGTGGGGCGAGCACGGTATCGAGCTGTGCGGGCGGCGCGACAATCAGGTGAAAATCCGTGGCTTTCGCGTCGAGCCGGAAGAGATCGAGCGCTGCCTGCGCGAGAGCCGCTTATATCGGCAGATCGCTGTGGTCATCGACAGTCAGCGGCGCATTCTGGCGTTCCTCGCCCAGCCACAGACCGAGACTGCCCGGGACCAACTGAAAGCCCACGCCCGGCAGTTTCTGCCGGACTACATGCAACCGGGAGCGTGGACCGAACTGGCGCAGATGCCATTCGCCAGTAACGGCAAAGTCGATCGCAAGGCGCTGTTGGCATTGCCGGTGACGGTGCAGGACAGCGCTGCGAAATGCCTGCCGGCCAATGCTGACGAAGCGCTGCTTCTTGAGGTCTGGGCCGAACTGCTGGAACTGCCGACCAGCGACATTTCCACTGACGAAAGCTTCTTCAATCTCGGCGGTCATTCGATTCTGCTGTCGCGGATGTTGCTGCGCTTGCGTGAGGAATTCGGCCGAAGCATTTCGATCAATCGCTTCATCGAACTGCCCACGATCAGCAAACTGGCGACGCTGGTGCGCGGTACCGATGACAGGGCGGTACTCAGCGCCCAAGCCATGGCCGACGCCGAGCGCGCGCTGGATATCGAGCCGCTGCCGATCAGCCGCATGGGCGATGTGCACAAGGTCATCGTCACCGGTGCCAACAGTTTTGTCGGCGTGCACATCGTCGAAGCGCTGCTCGGTTGGGGCGCCAGCGAAGTGGCCTGTCTGGTGCGTGATGGCGCCGGGCAAACGGCGGCGCAACGCTTCGCTCAGGCACTGCGCGAGAACCGGCTGGAGCACCTCGACCTGAGCCGTGTGCGAGTTTACGCAGCTGATATCAGCCGTCCGCAACTGGGCCTGGGCGATGAGGATTATCAGCGCCTGGATCGCGAGTTTGGCGCACTGGTGCACAACGCCGCCAACGTCAACCACGTGCTCGATTACGAGTCCCTGGCGGCGGACAACGTCGAGCCGATTTTCGCCCTGCTGAAGCTGTGCGAAGGGCAGCGCAAAAAGGTCTTCAACTTCGTCTCGACCCTGTCGGCATCCAGCACCGTGGATGATGCCGGTCGAGTGCTGGAACTGCCCGCCGCCGCGACGCCGCCGATCTACATTCGCAACGGCTACAACCTGTCGAAATGGGTCGGCGAACGCATCCTCGAACGGGCGCGCGAGCGCGGTGTACGGGTCAATCTTTATCGCCCTGGCAACATCAGTTTCAACAGCCTCAGCGGCGTTTGCCAGCCGCACAAAAACCGTTTGATGCTGATGCTCAAAGGCTCGATCCAGCTCGGTCAGGTGCCGGCCTTTGCGCTGAATTTCGACCTGATGCCGGTGGACTTTCTCGCCCGCTTCATCGCCTTCCATGCCAGCCGTTATTCAGCGCAACGCGCGGTGTTCAATCTGCACAACCCCGAGCCGCTGAGCTGGGATGCCTACGTCGCTTCGTTCCGCGAAACCGGCAGCGAGTTTGCGCTGGTCAGCGTCGCCGACTGGCAGCAGCAATTGAGTCGGGTCGACGCCGACAACGCGCTGTTCGGCGTGCTCGGTTTCTACCTCAATGGTTTCGAAGAAGACATCGGCGACATC
- a CDS encoding DUF3050 domain-containing protein, with the protein MMPTKQQLALKKAELSIHPIFSEITSLSVLRRFMETHVFAVWDFMSLTKRLQQELTCTRLPWLPPRDPHAARLINEIVLGEESDDRLDAGHYSHFELYLDAMREIGASTTAVERFVALQQEGVSYDVALQSVDVDPAAAQFVRDTLRVALEAPGHSVAAAFLHGRESVIPTMFQRILDDWGIGIEQAPTFRYYLQRHIEVDSEDHGPAAEQLLERLVDGDPQREAEVYASAIAAVESRIALWDGLRLSMGVEVAEVAQ; encoded by the coding sequence ATGATGCCTACCAAGCAGCAACTCGCCTTGAAGAAAGCCGAACTGAGTATTCATCCGATCTTTTCCGAGATTACTTCGTTATCGGTATTACGCCGTTTCATGGAAACCCATGTATTTGCCGTATGGGACTTCATGTCGCTGACAAAGCGCCTGCAACAGGAACTGACCTGCACGCGTTTACCCTGGTTGCCGCCGCGCGATCCCCACGCGGCGCGGTTGATCAACGAGATTGTGCTGGGCGAGGAATCGGACGATCGCCTCGATGCCGGCCACTACAGCCACTTCGAGTTGTACCTGGATGCGATGCGCGAAATCGGCGCGAGCACCACGGCGGTAGAGCGCTTTGTCGCCCTGCAGCAGGAAGGCGTGAGTTATGACGTCGCGTTGCAGAGCGTCGACGTCGACCCGGCGGCCGCGCAGTTTGTCCGCGATACCTTGCGCGTCGCCCTGGAAGCGCCGGGACACAGCGTTGCCGCCGCGTTCCTGCACGGTCGCGAGAGCGTCATTCCGACGATGTTCCAGCGCATTCTCGATGACTGGGGCATCGGCATCGAACAGGCACCAACCTTCCGTTACTACCTGCAACGGCATATCGAAGTCGATTCCGAAGATCACGGCCCCGCCGCCGAGCAGTTGCTGGAGCGTCTGGTCGACGGCGATCCGCAGCGCGAAGCCGAGGTTTATGCCAGCGCCATCGCCGCCGTGGAAAGCCGCATCGCCTTGTGGGACGGGCTGCGCCTGAGCATGGGCGTGGAAGTTGCCGAGGTGGCCCAATGA
- a CDS encoding diiron oxygenase, translating into MNAADYQSFAEAWESRATIRTRPRRLLEDDQRLIYPLSRQPLVLSETFLRECPQQRDFALVQTLYKFINDVVIFETEIVDKTARSIAKNRFAVAFPFACRYDAMTVVVDEDYHALVAMDFMQQTVALTGIEPIPLPDEIELSRAIPAAVALAPEHLRSAVELICVAIAENTVTGDVAAFARDDSVKPSIKGLMADHLLDEGRHSSFWARMVRIYWHTASDADRETIAQILPVFIGHYLTNDIQKSFDLRLIDALPVSETTRHSLREEIAGLAFPINRHHPLVGNIVRFFHNSSLLDTPCVQHALRNYLV; encoded by the coding sequence ATGAACGCTGCCGACTATCAATCCTTCGCCGAGGCCTGGGAAAGCCGCGCGACCATCCGCACCCGCCCCCGGCGGCTGCTGGAAGACGATCAGCGCCTGATCTACCCGCTCAGCCGCCAGCCGCTGGTGCTCAGCGAAACCTTCCTGCGTGAATGCCCACAGCAACGTGATTTCGCCCTGGTGCAGACGTTGTACAAATTCATCAACGACGTAGTGATTTTCGAGACGGAAATCGTCGACAAGACCGCCCGCAGCATTGCCAAGAATCGCTTTGCCGTGGCGTTCCCGTTCGCCTGTCGCTACGACGCGATGACCGTGGTGGTCGATGAGGATTACCACGCGCTGGTGGCCATGGACTTCATGCAGCAAACGGTCGCGCTGACCGGTATCGAACCGATTCCGTTGCCCGACGAAATCGAGCTGAGCCGGGCGATTCCCGCCGCTGTTGCGCTGGCGCCGGAACACCTGCGCAGCGCGGTGGAACTGATCTGCGTGGCAATCGCCGAAAACACCGTGACCGGTGATGTTGCGGCGTTCGCCCGCGACGATTCGGTCAAGCCGTCGATCAAGGGCCTGATGGCCGACCACTTGCTCGACGAGGGTCGCCATTCGAGTTTCTGGGCGCGCATGGTGCGCATCTATTGGCACACCGCTAGCGACGCGGACCGCGAAACCATCGCGCAGATTCTGCCGGTGTTCATCGGCCATTACCTGACCAACGACATCCAGAAGTCCTTCGATTTGCGCCTGATCGATGCGCTGCCGGTCAGCGAAACCACCCGCCACTCACTGCGCGAAGAAATCGCCGGACTGGCCTTCCCGATCAATCGCCACCACCCGCTGGTGGGCAACATCGTCAGGTTTTTCCACAACAGCTCGCTTCTCGACACACCGTGCGTGCAGCACGCACTGCGCAACTATCTGGTTTGA